One Triticum dicoccoides isolate Atlit2015 ecotype Zavitan chromosome 5B, WEW_v2.0, whole genome shotgun sequence genomic window carries:
- the LOC119309468 gene encoding proline-rich receptor-like protein kinase PERK8 — MAAAPSPSTVAAAPYRPTASPPSRPPLLWSPSRTTSPPGRPLSVCVYSPLPSPPRPTPARSAAIQHIHELISSHCSFSTALTRRASPLRAAPANPSATVAGPRRRHQRPRCACTSGWSSPTPSELSRTPSPPGHCPGVAIDWRSAGPSSSHSCTSRKKTARGEAPQIRRAKVEQLQRDERQGSHCSVEDLSSKRLHDTTSWVWWASSLSSASSWSRVRVRPLICAVRFLCRSRGCVDAAMVEGSHQRGTGASLPSPLELEERTMAY; from the exons atggccgccgccccctccccttccaCCGTGGCCGCCGCCCCCTATCGCCCGACGGCGAGCCCGCCCTCCCGTCCCCCTCTCCTCTGGTCGCCCTCACGCACTACATCGCCTCCTGGTCgtcctctctctgtgtgtgtgtattCCCCCCTGCCGTCACCAccacggccaactccggcgaggtccgccGCCATACAACACATCCACGAGCTCATCTCGTCACACTGCTCCTTCTCCACCGCGTTGACCCGACGTGCCTCCCCCCTACGCGCGGCCCCGGCTAACCCTAGCGCCACGGTCGCCGGTCCACGGCGTCGCCATCAACGCCCGCGCTGCGCCTGCACCTCCGGTTGGTCCTCCCCGACCCCGTCCGAACTTTCGCGCACTCCATCGCCTCCTGGTCACTGTCCAGGCGTCGCCATCGACTGGAGGAGCGCGGGACCGTCGTCCTCGCATTCGTGCACCTCCAGGAAGAAGACTGCTCGAGGTGAGGCGCCTCAGATCCGTCGTGCGAAGGTGGAG CAGCTCCAGAGGGACGAACGTCAAGGTAGCCACTGCTCCGTAG AAGATCTGAGTTCAAAAAGATTGCATGACACCACATCCTGGGTTTGGTGGGCGAGCTCACTGTCGTCCGCCTCGAG CTGGTCCAGAGTCCGAGTACGGCCCTTGATTTGTGCCGTCCGTTTTCTCTGCCGAAGTCGTGGTTGCGTGGACGCGGCTATGGTCGAAGGGTCTCACCAGCGTGGCACCGGCGcctcccttccctctcccctgGAGCTGGAAG AGAGGACCATGGCGTACTGA